The Fluviispira sanaruensis sequence AACGTTTGACCCCATACGTGCAAAGGCTTGTGCCATCTCACAACCTATTGCACCTCCTCCCAATATGAGCATATTCTTCGGCAATGACTTGAGTTCCCAAATATTTTCTGATGTCCTATATTCAACTTTCTCTAACCCTTCAAAAGGAAATAAATTGGGTGATGCTCCTGAAGATATAACAATATTTTTTGTTGTTATTATTTTATTATCTACTTGTACTTCGTAAGGTGAAATAATTTCTGCCTTACCTGTAATACAATCGACTCCAAGCTGCGTAAATCGTTCTCGTGAATCATGCGGCTCAATTTTACGAATAACATTTTTAACTCTCTGCATTATTTCTGTAAAATTTATGTTATACTTGCAATTGTCAATTCCGTATTCATGAGCATTTTTTAAATAAGAAATAATTTTTGCAGATTTAATTATTGTTTTACTCGGCACACATCCTGTGTATAAACAATCTCCACCCATTTTGCCTTTTTCTATTAAAGCAACTTTTGCTTTCACTGTAGCGGCTATGTAGGAAGTCACTAATCCAGCCGCGCCACCACCAATGACAACTAAATTATAGTCAAACTTTTTTGGCTTTTTAAACTTAGCCAATTTTATTTTCATGCTTATATAGGATATAGTTGTTTTAATAAGATACGGGAATAAGCCCAGAAGAGCGAATGAAATAAACAGTTCAATGGAAAAGATGTCTTTTACACTCTTAATTGTACCCAGTTGTTTACCGGCATTGACATATACAAGAGTCCCAGGCAACATGCCGAGCATACTCACCCAAAAATAATCACGAACACGAATAGCAGTAAAACCCATAACAAGATTGACCATGAAAAATGGAAAAATAGGTATTGCTCGTAATGTAAATAAATACGCTTTTCCATTTTTTTCAAAGTTATCTTGGAATTGTTTGATTTGATTTGAAAATTTATTCTTTACAGAATCTCTTAAAATATACCTGGAAGAAAGAAAGGCGAGGGTAGCACCAATAGTACTCGCCAATGAAACGATTGCTGTTCCCCATAAAACTCCAAATAATGCCCCCCCTAAAAGGGTCAAAACAGCGGCTCCAGGGAAAGATACCGTTGTTAGTACTATATAAAGTAAAAAAAATCCAATTAAAAATTCAACTCTTTTATCTGCAAAAATTTGATAAAAGTATTCTTGATTTTCTCGAATATAGTCAATATTAAAATAACTTTTCAAATTTAAATATTGAAATATAATAATAATAACTAAAAATAATATTACTATAGAAACTTTTTTTAGATTAAATTTCATCAATCCTCCGAACTTTCCACAATTTTAACATCAATTTGTTATGTAACATTATTTTTAAATATGAGGCAATATTTTTATGACCTAGCTGAATTTTATAATGAGTAATCACTTTTTAATTTAATCCTTTTTCACGCAGAAAAAAAAAGCGCTTTCTTAAGAAAGCGCTTTTCCTCGTAAAAGTACTTTAAATAACAACTGTCCATTTCGTTCCAGCGGGCGCATCTTGAATCTGCACCCCTTGTGCAAGCAACTCTTCGCGGATCGCATCGGACTTTGCCCAGTCTTTATCAGCTCTCGCTTTCGTTCTTTCTTGAATTTTTAGCTCAATATCTTCGACTGAAATCTCTGTCCCTAAATTATAATTTCTTAAGTTTTCAAAAAATACTTTAGGCTCATCTATTAAAATTCCTAATGTAATCTTCAACCAATTTTTAAATTCAGGCCATTTTGTTTTCAATAAAAGAATATCTTCTTCTCTTAATTTCTGCCCAGATTTTTCAAGTTTACCTAGTTGGATATTGACATTTTTAATGAAATCAAAAAATGTCGCCATTGCTCCGTTACTATTCAAATCATCAGATAAAAATTCTTTCATCTTAGTCACGAGATTACTTAAATCAGCGAAAATAAGTCCATCAAATTCTTTATGAATTGTACTTAAATTCGCTTGCACTGCATAGCTATTAACTAAGGAAACAAAACGATAAATCTTAGCTAATTTCTTCAAGTTTTCAGTTGCTAACTCGAACGTAAAGTCAAGAGTTTGAGAATAAGAAATAGATAAAAATATTAAGCGCAAAACCTCAGATGGATATTTGGCTAAGAAATCTTTTATTGCAACCAAATGATTGGTGCTTTTACTCATTTTTTCGCCATATAAAGTTACCATACCCGCATGCAACCAAGTGCTTGCTAAAGGTTTGCCAAATGCAGCCTCTGACTGAGCAATTTCCGCTTCATGATGCGGAAAGATAAGATCTCTACCACCCATATGGATATCTATGGAATCGCCAAATAACGAGTGAATCATAGCTGAACATTCTACATGCCAACCAGGACGCCCATCTCCCCAAGGTGAGGGCCAATAAATTTCACCTGCTTTTGCAAACTTCCAAAGGGCAAAATCGAGAGCATCTTCCTTTGCTTCGTCTACTTCAATCCGCGCACCGGCTTTTAAATCATTTATTTTATTTTTACTTAATTTACCGTATTCTTCAAATTTACGTACACGATAATACACACCAGACTGACTCACATAGGCAAACTGTTTTTCAATGAGTTTTTCAATGAGAGTGATTATTTGCGGAATTGTTTCTGTTACCTTGGGTTCATGTTGTGGTCGGAGTAAATTAAATAGCTCTAGCATTTCGTTTTGTTCTGAAACATATCTTGAAACAAGCTGTGAGCAGGAAATATTTTCGCTATTTGCTTTATTAATAATTTTATCATCTACGTCAGTTATATTACGCGCCCAATGAACTTCATTACCATGATCTTTTAAAGTACGATAAAGTAAATCATACGAAAAAAATGTGCGGCTGTGACCAATATGGGTATTCCCATATGGGGTTACACCACAGCAATACATTGTTACTTTTCCATTTTGCAGAGATTTAAATGGTTCTTTTTTTCCAGAAAGCGTATTAAAAAATTGTATTGCCATGAGTTATTTTTATCCAAATATTTTGTCAAAAAAGCCATTGCTATTCTTTACATTTTGACCCATTTTCAAGGCAAATGCTCTGAGATGTTCTTCTGCTTCCTTATTTATTTTTGTTGGAATTTCTACATTAACCTCAATAATAAGATCGCCTTTACCTCTACCATATTTTTCAAGTTTCGGTATTCCTGCGCCGTGCACGACCAATCTTTGTCCAGGTTGAATGCCAGCTGGTATTTCAATTTTGCGCGGCTCTTCTTCGAAGCAATCAATCATAACTTCTGTTCCAAGAATTGCTTGGGCAACACCAACTTTTAATGAATAAATAAGATCAAATTCTTCCCGTTTGAAAAGATGGTTTGGCTCAACTTCAATGAAGACATAAAGGTCGCCCGCAGGTCCACCATTTACACCGCCTTCACCTTCACCACCTACGCGCAAGCGCATACCCGTATCGATTCCGGCAGGAATTTTAACATTGATATTACTTGATTTTGTTTGAAAACCTGATCCCTTGCAATCACCGCAAGGAGTTGAAATGCGCTTTCCGCTGCCATTACAGTCCGGACAAGTTGAAGCATAAGTGAAAAAGCCCTGTTGAACAGCAACTTGTCCTTGTCCACGGCAAGTTGAACACGTGACCGGCTTTGTCCCTTTTGCAGCACCCGATCCTTCACAAGTGCCACAAGCTGATTTACGGGGTATTTGAATTTTTTTCTCTGTGCCGAGTACAGATTCTTTAAATGAAATGCGAAGATCGTAACGGAGATCTCCTCCTTTACGCGCCCTGTTTCCACCACCGCTACGTCTACTTGAGCCTCCCATGCCAAAGAGATCTTCGAAGATAGAGCCAAAGTGCTCGAAAACATCATCCACGTTGCCAAAGCCAGCTCCACCGCCAAAACCACCTGCATTGAGGCCGGCATGACCAAATTGATCGTAGCGTTGACGCTTAGCGGAATCACTCAAAACTTCATAAGCTTCCGCAGCTTCTTTGAATTTTTCCTCTGCTGCTTTATCCCCAGGGTTTCGATCTGGGTGATATTGGACAGCAAGCTTTCGATAAGATTTTTTTATTTCATCTGCCGATGCAGACTTCGAGACTTGTAAAATTTCATAATAATCGCGTTTTGTAGCCATCTTAAAATTACTCCAGAGCTCTGCCGAGATCAGTAACGACAGGGGTGACAAGGTTGCGCTTGGAAACTTAACCTTGAACGTAAGAGAGTCAATAAGCAAAAAGCTATATTTATTATAATTTAAAAAGACAAACCGTAGAAAAACAGACGACACCACAAAAAGAGTCTCATGGTGTTTCTCCGTCAAAGGTTTAGCTGTATTTTAGCCAACTGCAAGACCAATAAGATTTCTATCAATCTCTGAGAGAGATTTGGGGAAAGAAAGAATAGCTTTGAAACGAGCTTCTTCCTTTGCAGAAGGAACTATAATGCTTCGACAAGACACTTCTGCCAAGATTGCACGCGCAAGTTTGTTATGAAGATCATGACCCGCTTTGTGCGCTATAATATGCCCTAAAATTGGCATTCCAAGCATGTGGAGGTCACCTATACAGTCTAAAGTCTTGTGCTTCACAAATTCTTGTTCATGTCTTAAACCTTGCCGATTCATAACGCCTTCTGTCTTTGAAACAAGAATAGCGTTTTCCATCGATCCACCTTTAGCGAGACCTTTGGAATACATGAGTTCAATATCTTCTTTTAAACAGAAGGTTCTTGCAAACGAAAATTCTTCACAAAATGATTTCGCAGTGTAATGCATAGAAATATTTTGACGACCAATTGCAGCAGCTCTTTCAAAATCAATCACATATGTAATAAGAGGTTTTTTAGACGGCTCTATTCGCATAAAACGAGTTGGATTTTTTTCATCTACGACTTCAATGACTTTATCAATCACAACAACCTTTCTTGGTTCCTTTAGTACTTCAACACCCACTTCATCGAAAAGTGTTAAAAAGGGTGCTGAAGATCCATCCAATATAGGCATTTCGCTATTATTTATAGCGACAATAGCATTGTCTATACCAAATCCAAAGAAAGCTGCCATCAAATGCTCAATAGTAGAAACACTTACCGCAGGCGAGCCGATGCGAGTTGCTAATGTTGTATCGAAAACAGAGTCTATATCCGCCTTGATATAAGGTTTATTGGGCAAATCTGTGCGTTGAAAAATAAAACCTGTGTTTGCAGAAGCTGGTCGAATTTCAACAGAAATAACACTTCCAGAATGAACTCCGACACCAGAAAAAGAGACAGAACGTTTTAAAGTTCTTTGAAAGTTACTCATGCTTTCTCCGTTAAGATCCCAAACATAAAAACATTAATAAGCCTATGCCACATGATTTATTCAAAAAAACAAAAGAGCAAATCACTATGTAGCTTCATTCGCTAGCACTTTTATGAAATGACAGCAAGGGAGGCTCAATGGAAAAGTATAAAAGATCCAT is a genomic window containing:
- the dnaJ gene encoding molecular chaperone DnaJ, which produces MATKRDYYEILQVSKSASADEIKKSYRKLAVQYHPDRNPGDKAAEEKFKEAAEAYEVLSDSAKRQRYDQFGHAGLNAGGFGGGAGFGNVDDVFEHFGSIFEDLFGMGGSSRRSGGGNRARKGGDLRYDLRISFKESVLGTEKKIQIPRKSACGTCEGSGAAKGTKPVTCSTCRGQGQVAVQQGFFTYASTCPDCNGSGKRISTPCGDCKGSGFQTKSSNINVKIPAGIDTGMRLRVGGEGEGGVNGGPAGDLYVFIEVEPNHLFKREEFDLIYSLKVGVAQAILGTEVMIDCFEEEPRKIEIPAGIQPGQRLVVHGAGIPKLEKYGRGKGDLIIEVNVEIPTKINKEAEEHLRAFALKMGQNVKNSNGFFDKIFG
- the cysS gene encoding cysteine--tRNA ligase → MAIQFFNTLSGKKEPFKSLQNGKVTMYCCGVTPYGNTHIGHSRTFFSYDLLYRTLKDHGNEVHWARNITDVDDKIINKANSENISCSQLVSRYVSEQNEMLELFNLLRPQHEPKVTETIPQIITLIEKLIEKQFAYVSQSGVYYRVRKFEEYGKLSKNKINDLKAGARIEVDEAKEDALDFALWKFAKAGEIYWPSPWGDGRPGWHVECSAMIHSLFGDSIDIHMGGRDLIFPHHEAEIAQSEAAFGKPLASTWLHAGMVTLYGEKMSKSTNHLVAIKDFLAKYPSEVLRLIFLSISYSQTLDFTFELATENLKKLAKIYRFVSLVNSYAVQANLSTIHKEFDGLIFADLSNLVTKMKEFLSDDLNSNGAMATFFDFIKNVNIQLGKLEKSGQKLREEDILLLKTKWPEFKNWLKITLGILIDEPKVFFENLRNYNLGTEISVEDIELKIQERTKARADKDWAKSDAIREELLAQGVQIQDAPAGTKWTVVI
- a CDS encoding FAD-dependent oxidoreductase, which produces MKFNLKKVSIVILFLVIIIIFQYLNLKSYFNIDYIRENQEYFYQIFADKRVEFLIGFFLLYIVLTTVSFPGAAVLTLLGGALFGVLWGTAIVSLASTIGATLAFLSSRYILRDSVKNKFSNQIKQFQDNFEKNGKAYLFTLRAIPIFPFFMVNLVMGFTAIRVRDYFWVSMLGMLPGTLVYVNAGKQLGTIKSVKDIFSIELFISFALLGLFPYLIKTTISYISMKIKLAKFKKPKKFDYNLVVIGGGAAGLVTSYIAATVKAKVALIEKGKMGGDCLYTGCVPSKTIIKSAKIISYLKNAHEYGIDNCKYNINFTEIMQRVKNVIRKIEPHDSRERFTQLGVDCITGKAEIISPYEVQVDNKIITTKNIVISSGASPNLFPFEGLEKVEYRTSENIWELKSLPKNMLILGGGAIGCEMAQAFARMGSNVSILEKQDRLFSKEDIDISIFIENKFRHENISILTNKKVSLFERKNGINIVQYEDTRTGTSYSLEFDIVFIALGRKANVTGFGLEKLGIKLRNDGTIECDEFLRTNYHNIFVCGDVTGPFQFTHMASHQAWFAAVNSLFGDFKRFKINYNNIPWTTFTDPEISRIGLNEQIAGQAKIPFEIVKYDLAKLDRAVTEGEAAGFIKVLVRPNTDKIIGVTIVGAIAGELMAEFALAMKYNIGLNKILSTTHAYPTFSEANKFVAGEWKKAHVPTKLLSYVQKFHAWKRS
- the lpxC gene encoding UDP-3-O-acyl-N-acetylglucosamine deacetylase codes for the protein MSNFQRTLKRSVSFSGVGVHSGSVISVEIRPASANTGFIFQRTDLPNKPYIKADIDSVFDTTLATRIGSPAVSVSTIEHLMAAFFGFGIDNAIVAINNSEMPILDGSSAPFLTLFDEVGVEVLKEPRKVVVIDKVIEVVDEKNPTRFMRIEPSKKPLITYVIDFERAAAIGRQNISMHYTAKSFCEEFSFARTFCLKEDIELMYSKGLAKGGSMENAILVSKTEGVMNRQGLRHEQEFVKHKTLDCIGDLHMLGMPILGHIIAHKAGHDLHNKLARAILAEVSCRSIIVPSAKEEARFKAILSFPKSLSEIDRNLIGLAVG